The DNA window CCGAAAAGACCCTGAACACCATCATGCCGCGCTTCACCAGCGAGCAGATCAGCGACAGCGACATCACCAACATCCACGCCTGGATCAAGTCCCTGAACTGAGGGGCCGGTCGCCATGACCCGCCGGGCAAGCGCTGCCCGGCGGGTTCAGCGTTTCAGGGCGGCCACCAGCGCCAGTAGATCCGCGCGCTCCTCGTCCGCTGTGCGCACGACCACGGACCAGCGGGCGGCCGGGATCAGGGCGTGCACCGGCCACAGCTCGGCCACCTGGGCGGCGTCCAGGGCCTCCTGCGCGGCGTAGGCCGGCACCACGCTCGCGCCCAGGCCCAGCGCCACGGCCCGCACCACCGCCCGCAGGTCCGGCGCGACCAGCGCCTGCCGGGCCGCGAAGCGCGCGCCCAGCACGCCCGTGAAGAACCGCCGCGTGATCGGCAGCTCCACGCTGTAACTCACCCACGACCGGGCATTCAGCCACGCGGCCAGGTCCGCCAGCGTGTCCGGCACGTCCGCCCGCCACCCGGCCGGGCCGATCAGCGCGTAGGGCACCGGCGCCACCTCCTGCGCGCTGAGGTGCCGGCCCTCCGGCGCGGTCGTCACCAGCGCGGCGTCCAGCGTGCCCGCCCCGAGCGCGGCCAGCACGTCGCGGTCCGGGCCGAAGGTCACGTGCAGCGCGCGGTCCAGCCGGGCCACGCGGGGCAGGGCCAGGCCGTGCAGCACCTCCGGCGTCATGCCCAGGCGCAGCGGCGTGAGGACCGAGCGGCCGGGCCGCCGCAGCCCCTGGTCCGCCAGGGCGAGGCGGTCCACGCTGTCGGCCACCTGCGCGTACAGCAGCTTGCCGCGCTCGGTGGGCACCACGCCGCGCGGCGTGCGCGTGAACAGCGGCTCGCCCACCCGCGCTTCGAGCGCCGCGAGCTGGGCGCTCACCGCCGGCTGCGTCAGGTGGCGTTCACGGGCCGCGCCGCTCACGCTGCCCGTGCGGTACACCGCGACGAACACCCGGAACCCGTCCAGCGAGGCCATTACCTCCGCTTATACCCCATGCCCGGCACGCCGATTTGGAGATATGCCCAGATCGGGCGCACACTCCGGGCATGAGCGACCCGACGTCCAGCGCCACACAGTTCAACGCCCACGCCGACAAGTACGCCGCGAGCGAGGTGCACCGCTCCGGCGCCAGCCTGCCCGTGCTGCTCGACTTCGCTGCGCCCGGGCCGAACGACGACGCGCTGGACGTGGCGACCGGCACCGGCAACACGGCGCTGGCCCTGGCGCCGCACGTGGCCCGCGTGACCGGCCTGGACCTGGCTGAGGGGATGCTCGAGCACGCCCGCGCCCGGGCTTCGGCCGAGGGCCAGCGCAACGCCACCTTCGTGGTCGGCAGCGCGGAGGCCCTGCCCTTTCCGGATGCGTCCTTCACGCTGGTCACGTCGCGGCACGCGCCGCACCACTTCCATGACCTGGGCCGCTTCCTGGCCGAGGCCCACCGCGTCCTGACGCCCGGCGGCCGGCTGGTGGTCGCCGACCAGATCAGCCCCACGCCGGAGCTTCAGCCGTGGATCGACATGTACCAGCGGCGGCGCGATCCCAGCCACGTCCAGCAGCGCACGGTCGCCGCGTGGCGTGACCTGGCCGAGGGAGCGGGGCTTCGCTGGGCCGTTCAGACCGTGGTGCCCTACCGCCTGGACTTCGCGTGGTGGACGGCCCAGAGCGGCACCAGCCTGGACGCCGTGCAGGAACTGCGCGACTCCGTGGCCACGCTCACGCCGGCCGAGCAGGCGGCCATCGGGGCCGAGTTCGGCGCGGACGGCCACCTGCTCGCGCACGTGGATCAGATGATGGTCGTCCGGCTGGAGAAACCGGCGGCCGGGGCGTAGGAGACGGCCCCGGTCAGGTCTTGTCGCCCACGTGGATCGCCGCGATGCCGAAGGTCAGCAGGCGGTGGCGGGTGCGGAACCCGGTGGCCCGCATCAGCTGCGCGAGGGCTTCGGGGGGCGGAAAGGCCAGGACGCTCTCCGGCAGGTAGGTGTACGCGCCGGCGTTCCCGCTGATCAGACCGCCGATGCGCGGCAGCACGTGCTGGAAGTACACACGGAACGCGCTGCCCAGCAGCCCCGGGCGGGGCGGCGGGAACTCCAGGATCACGGCCCGGCCGCCCGGCGCGAGCACCCGCCAGAACTCCTCGAGACCGCGCGCGTAATCCGCAAAGTTCCGGAACCCGAACGCGCACGTGACCGTGTCGAA is part of the Deinococcus metalli genome and encodes:
- a CDS encoding class I SAM-dependent methyltransferase → MSDPTSSATQFNAHADKYAASEVHRSGASLPVLLDFAAPGPNDDALDVATGTGNTALALAPHVARVTGLDLAEGMLEHARARASAEGQRNATFVVGSAEALPFPDASFTLVTSRHAPHHFHDLGRFLAEAHRVLTPGGRLVVADQISPTPELQPWIDMYQRRRDPSHVQQRTVAAWRDLAEGAGLRWAVQTVVPYRLDFAWWTAQSGTSLDAVQELRDSVATLTPAEQAAIGAEFGADGHLLAHVDQMMVVRLEKPAAGA
- a CDS encoding LysR family transcriptional regulator, with the translated sequence MASLDGFRVFVAVYRTGSVSGAARERHLTQPAVSAQLAALEARVGEPLFTRTPRGVVPTERGKLLYAQVADSVDRLALADQGLRRPGRSVLTPLRLGMTPEVLHGLALPRVARLDRALHVTFGPDRDVLAALGAGTLDAALVTTAPEGRHLSAQEVAPVPYALIGPAGWRADVPDTLADLAAWLNARSWVSYSVELPITRRFFTGVLGARFAARQALVAPDLRAVVRAVALGLGASVVPAYAAQEALDAAQVAELWPVHALIPAARWSVVVRTADEERADLLALVAALKR